The sequence ATATATTATCTTTCTGGGTATTAGTAGGAATTGGTATATTAGGTTTACCAGCAACTACTGTAAGAAGTATGGGATATAAAGATTCAAAAGCATTACACAATGCAATGCTTATTGGTACATTTGTTGTAGGTTTCTTATTAATAGGAATGCATTTGGTAGGATTTATGGGTAAAGCAATAGAACCAAATATTGATGTTAGTGATAAATTAATACCTATACTTGCATTAAAGAATTTACATCCAATAGTTGCTGGAGTATTTATTGGAGGACCACTTGCTGCTATAATGTCAACAGTAGATTCATTATTAATATTAATTTCATCATCTTTAGTTAAAGATTTATATATTACATATATAGAGCCTAATTCTAATGATAAGAAATTGAAAAAGATATCTCTTTTAATAACTATCACTATAGGATTAGTTACATATTTACTTTCAATTAATCCTCCTAGTTTAATAGTTAGGGTAAATCTATTTGCACTTGCAGGTCAAGAGGTATTATTCTTTGTCCCTGTATTAATGGGACTATATTGGAGAAGAGGTAATGATATGGGTGCAATAGCATCAGTTGTAGTTGGATTTATAACATTTATCATACTTGAGAAATTTAAATTTTCAATATTTGGTTTATTAAATATTGTTCCATCATTAACATTTGCATTGATAGCATATGTTGTTGTATCATTATTAACTAAAAAGACTAAAAAAGAAATTTTAGATTTATTTTTTGAATAAAAAAAGGGGCTGTTCCGAAATAAACAGTCTAAATAAACAAAAAAAGCCAGAAATAAAGCTGGCTTTTTTTGAACTAAAAACACGCATAAACATTGA comes from Streptobacillus felis and encodes:
- the panF gene encoding sodium/pantothenate symporter; translated protein: MNRIELLIPVILYLFITIYIAYYISKKEKKGNFTESYFIGNRSMGAFVLAMTVVSTYIGASSFLGGPSIAYKLGLGWVLLACIQIPLIFFTLGVLGKKMAIISRKIKAVTIIDVLRKRYDNEYLIILLSILMLIFLFASIIAQFIGGARLIESILDIDYKIALTIFVFTVIFYTTIGGFKAVTITDAIQGLVMMVSTFVLFFVIVNKVGSMSEITSTIKNVDPNLLTPNAGGAIPKPYILSFWVLVGIGILGLPATTVRSMGYKDSKALHNAMLIGTFVVGFLLIGMHLVGFMGKAIEPNIDVSDKLIPILALKNLHPIVAGVFIGGPLAAIMSTVDSLLILISSSLVKDLYITYIEPNSNDKKLKKISLLITITIGLVTYLLSINPPSLIVRVNLFALAGQEVLFFVPVLMGLYWRRGNDMGAIASVVVGFITFIILEKFKFSIFGLLNIVPSLTFALIAYVVVSLLTKKTKKEILDLFFE